The following nucleotide sequence is from Thermostaphylospora chromogena.
GTTATCGGGGTGTGACTTGACGTTATCGGCGCCTTGGCTGTTGGATTGCCTCCAACCGTAAACGTTTACCGCAATGGAACAAGTGATCTGTAAACGTTTACGGTAACGAAGTCGAAGGAGCTGGCCAACCGTGCGTGAAGGACCGACGATCACCACGATCGCCAAGCGGGCGGGGGTGTCGATCGCCTCGGTGTCACGGGTGCTCAACGGCCTGCCGACCAGGCAGGAGACCGTGCGCAAAGTCATGGCAGCCGCCGAGGAGCTGGGCTATGTGCCCAACTCGGTGGCCCGCTCGCTGAAGTCGGCGCGTACCAACCAGGTGGCCTTCGCCATGGCCGACATCGGCAACCCCGTCTACCTGGCGATGGTCCGGGAGATCCAGCCGGTGCTGAAGGCGGCCGGATACCGCCTGGTGCTGCACTCCACGGGCGCCGACGTGGGCGAGGAGATCGAAGTGCTGCGCAGCCTCGGCGAGCGCTACGTGGACGGCCTGATCCTGATCCCGCTGCGGGTGACGGACGAACTGGTCGAGGCGATCGCCGCCGCCCGCGCCCCGGTGGTGGTCATCGGTTCGGTGCCGGACGGCCTGCGGGTCGACAACGTGCGCACCGACTCGCGCACCGGCCTGCGGCTGGCCCTCGACCACCTGTACGCGCTGGGCCGCCGCCGCATCGGCTTCGTGAACGGCCCGCTCGACACCGTGCCCGGCGCGGCCCGGGCCGGCGCCTACCGGGACGCGCTGGCCGCGCTCGGCCTGCCGTACGACCCGGACCTGGTGGAGATCGGCGACTTCAACCGGGCCGAGGGCGCCGCGGCGACGAGCAGGCTGCTCGCCCGCGCCCCCGACGTCGACGCGCTGATGTGCGCCAACGACCTGATCGCGCTGGGCGCGCTCCACGTGCTGCGGCGTGCCGGACGGCGGGTGCCGCAGCACGTGGCGGTCGCGGGCATGGACGACATCGACCTGGCGGCGGACGCGTGGCCCGCGGTGACCAGCGTCTCACTCGGCTCGGCCGAACGCGGCCGGGCCGCAGCCGAACTGCTGCTCGACCGGCTGCGGGACGGCGACCGCGAGCCGCGGATCATCACCGTCCCACCCCGGCTGGTGGTCCGCGCCTCGACCGTGGGCGAGGACGCGGCGCCGTCCGGTCCGGCCGATCCCGCCGTGCCCGAGCAGACGCGCCCCGGCGCGCCGGAGCGGACCGGGACGCGGTTCCCGCGCGCCGTCCCCGAGCGGACGGCTCCTGGAGAGGACGTTGTGCGAGAGGGGGGCGGATGACCGCCATCGAGGTCAGGTCCGCGCCCGTGGCGAGACCGCCGCGGCAGGACGGGCGTCGGCGCAGAGAGGTGCTCACGCTGATCCTGCCGGCCCTGCTGCCGGTGCTGGTGTTCAGCGTCGGCCCGCTGCTCTACGGCATCTACCTGGCGTTCACCGACGCCGAGGCCGGCGTCAACCACGAGACCTCCTTCGTCGGCCTGGCCAACTTCGCCGACCTGCTCACCGACGATGACTTCTGGTCGTCCTTCCGGATCGGCATGATCTGGGCGATCTCGGTGACGGTGCTGCAGTTCGTGGCGTCCCTGGGCCTGGCGCTGCTGCTCAACCAGAACCTGCGGCTGCGCGGGCTGGCGCGGGTGCTCGCGGTGGTGCCGTGGGCGATGCCGCCGGTGATCATCGGTCTGATGTGGCGGCTGGTCTACCACCCGGACGCGGGCATCCTCAACGCCACGCTGCGCGACCTCGGTCTCATCGAGCGGAACATCTCCTGGCTCAACGACTTCACCCTCACCCTCCCGGCGATCATCGTCGTCGGGGTCTGGGCCGGGCTGCCGCAGACGACCGTCGTCCTGCTCGCCGGGCTGCAGAACGTGCCACGGGAGCTGCACGAGGCGGCGGCGGTGGACGGCGCGACGGTCTGGCGGCGTTTCTGGAGCGTCACCCTGCCCCAGCTCCGCCCGGTGATCACGGCCATCACCGCGCTGGACTTCGTGTGGAACATCAACCAGTTCGGCCTGGTCTACGTGCTCACCGCCGGCGGGCCGGGCGGGCAGACCCGGCTGCCGATGCTCTTCGCCTACGAGGAGGCGTTCCGCTACGGCTTCTTCGGCTACGCCGCCACGCTGGGCGTCGGTTTCGTGATCGTGGTTCTCGCCGTCCTGGGCCTGTACCTGTGGCGGCAGATGCGGGAGGCGAGTCAATGAGGCGTCTCGGCCGCGCGGGGCAGTACCTCGCCCTGGTCTGCTACCTGATCTTCCTGGCGTTCCCCCTGGTCTGGCTGGTGTCCACGGCGCTGAAGACCCCGCGGGAGATGGCCAGCCTGAACCCGACGTGGATCCCGGCGGAGCCCACGCTGGAGAACTTCGCCGCCGCCTTCAGCGAGCAGGACCTCACCGGCGCCGCGCTGCGCAGCCTGATCGTGGCGGTGGCGACGGCCGTCCTCACGGTGCTGATCTCGCTGCCCGCCGCCTACGCGATGGCCCGCTACCGGTCGGTGGTCAACCGGATCGCGATCGGCTGGGTGCTGGTCAGCCAGGTGTTCCCCTTCATCCTGATCATCATCCCGCTGTTCATGGTGCTGCGCGCCCTGAACCTGGTGAGCACGCTGGCGGGATTGGTGCTGGTGCACGTCACGTTCGTGCTGCCGTTCGCGCTGTGGATGCTGCAGGGGTACGTCCGCGCGGTGCCGCGCGAGCTGGAGGAGGCCGCCGCCGTGGACGGCGCGAGCCGGATGCGGGCGATCGCTGCGGTGGTGGCGCCGCTGCTCGCCCCCGGCGTGGTGGCGACCCTGCTGTTCGCCTTCATCTCCTCCTGGAACGAGTTCCTCTTCGCCCTGGTCGTGCTCAAGGATCCCGACGTGGCGACGCTCCCGCTGACGCTGGTGCGGTTCACCGGTCCCGAGGGCGTCGTACGGCTCGGCCCGCTCGCCGCCGCCTCGCTGCTGGCGACCCTGCCGAGCCTGGTGTTCTTCGCTCTGATCCAGCGGCGGCTCAGGTCGGGATTGATGGCGGGAGCCGTCAAGGGTTAGTCCTTCGGCCGTCCTGCTTGACCGGCCACGTCAACAGCAACAGTCCGATGGGAGAAACGCTCATGCGTGTGAGAACCGCTTTCGCGGCCGCGGCGGCTGCGCTGGTCGCCATGACCGCCGCCGCGTGTGGGGCAGAATCGAACGACTCGGCCGACGGCGGTCCGGTCAAGCTGGAGTTCCTCAGCCTGGCCTGGCAGAAGGAGTCGGTCGAGGCCAACAAGGCGCTGGTCGAAGAGTGGAACAACGCCAACCCGGACATCCAGGTCGAGTACGTCCAGGGCAGCTGGGACAACGTCAACGACCAGCTCGTCGCCTCCTTCGAGGGCGGCGACCCGCCGGACGTCATCCACAACGACTCCCCGGCGCTGGCCGGTTTCGCCTCCCGCGGCTACCTGCTGGACCTGAGCGACAGGCTGCCCGCCGAGCTGAAGGACGACATCCCCCAGACCGCGTGGGACACCGTCACCTTCGACGGCGGAAAGGGCGAGCAGGGCGTCTACGGCGTGCCGTTCCTGCAGGAGTCCCAGGTCATCATCGCCAACAAGAAGCTCCTGGAGCAGGCCGGCGTCCGCATCCCCACCGTCGACGACCCCTGGACGTGGGACGAGTTCGCGCAGGTCGCCCGGAAGCTCACCAAGCCCGGCGAGCGGTACGGCGTGGCCTGGGCGATGAAGTCGCCGGTCAACAAGGTGCTCAACCTGGCGCTCAACTTCAACGGCACGTTCTTCCAGACCGACGCGGACGGCAAGAGCACGGTCAGGGTCGACGCGGGGGAGCGTGAGGTCCTGCAGCGCATCCACGACCAGATCCACAAGGACAAGTCCGCCGACCCCGCCGCGCTCGGCATGGGCACCTCCGACCCGCTGCCCGGCTTCTTCGCCGGCAAGTACGCGCTGCTGCCCGCCGGGGTCTACCTGCGCCAGCAGGTGGTCGAGCAGGCGCCGGAGGACTTCGAGTGGATCACCCTCCCGCCGCTGCGCGGCGACACCTCCGCGCAGGGTGCGATCTCCCAGACGCTGTCGGTCGCCGCGGACAGCGAGCACCCCGACGAGGCGGTGAAGTTCATCTCCTTCTTCCTCAACGGCGCCAACCAGGCCAAGCTCGCCAAGGGCGACTGGCTGCTCCCCACGAGCCGGACCGCCGCGAAGGACCCGTCGATCACCACCGAGGAGAACGGCTGGGACGTCGCCACCGCCTCCGCCCAGCACCTCGTGGTCGCGCCGTACCTGAAGGTCAACGGCTTCGACGAGTGGAAGAGCAAGGTCGCCACCCCCGTCTTCCAGCAGTACTTCGCGGGTGAGATCACCCTCGACCAGGCGGCGGACAGGCTGACCAAGGAGGGCAACGAGGTACTGGAGCGGTACGCGCGGTGAGCGACGTCGGTGATCGCGCCCGAGGGTGCCTGCTCGGCCTGGCGGCCGGCGACGCCCTCGGGCGCCCCGCGGAGAACCTGGAGCCCGCCGAGATCGAGCGCCGCTGGGGCCGGCTGACCGAGATCGAACCGGGTGGCGGCGGCACCGACGACACCGAGTACTCGATCTTCGCGGCGATGCTCCTGTGCCGGCACGGCTCGGCGCTCACCAGGCACGATGTCGCCCGCGCCTACCGCGAGGAGGTCATCCCGGCGATCACCGGCCCGATGCGCGGCGCGGGATTCTCCGAGCTGGGCACCGTGCTGGCGCTGCGCCGCGGCCTCCAGCCGCCGCTGACCGGGCGCTGGCACCACCACGGCTGGTCGGACGGCCTGGCCATGCGCGCCGCGCCGTACGGTGTCTTCGCCGCGGGCGACCCCGCCGAGGCGGCGCGCCTGGCGGCCGAGGACGGCGTGGTCAGCCACAGCGGCGAGGGCGTGCACGGCGGCCGCGCGGTGGCCGCGGCGGTCGCCGCCGCGATGGCCGGGGCCGAGCCCGGCGAGGTGGTCGAGGCGGGGCTCGGCGCCATCCCCGAGGACAGCTGGACGCACCGCTCCGTCCGCGCCGCGGTGGCCGTCGTCCGCGACGGCGGCGCCGCGCGGGAGCTGCACGACGCCGTCGTGGTGCGGCACTACCCGTGGACGGATCTCGCGCCCGAGGCGGTGGCGCTGGCGTTCGCCGCGTACCTGATCGGCGAGGGAGACGTGGAGGAGTCGGTCGTCGCAGCGGCCAACCTCGGCCGCGACGCCGACACCAACGCGGCCATCGCCGGTGCCCTCGCGGGGGCGGGGCGCGGCGAGGGCGGCGTTCCGGCCCGGTGGGCGGCGCGCATCGCGCCGGTGCGCGGAGCGTGCCTGCCGGTCGTCGCCGGGCGGCACGTCCTCGAGGTCGCCGATGAACTCGTCGCCGCCCGCGCCGGAGGTCTGCCCGGCGCGGGCGGCGTGGGGGAGGGGCCGGGCGGCGGGGCTCACGCCCGCCGCCCGGCCGACGACTTCGGTGAGGGGGGCTGAGGCGATGCGGGACAGGATCCGCGGCGCGTTCATCGGGCTCGCCATCGGCGACGCCGCCGGCTGGCCGGCACGGCGGCACCGCGCCGCGCTGCTCGCCCCGTGGACCAGGAGGCTGGGCCGGGAACTCGACGCGTTCGCCGAAGAGCACGCGGTGACCACGCTGCCGGTGCCGTTCGCCTTGAACCAGCCCGTCGCACCGCTGGCCGTGGGCCCCTCCGACGACGCCGAGTGGCTCGCCTGGACCGCCCGCACCCTGGGCCGGGACCGCGCCGAGGCGTTCGGCGAGCTGTCCGGCCGCCCCGGCGTGCGGGCGCGGATCTCGGTGCGCACCGCGCTGGACAACCTCGCGGCCGGGGTGAAACCGCCCGCGAGCGGCCACGACAACCCGCACTTCTTCGACGACGCGGCGGCCGTGCGGGCCGTGGCGTACGGCGCCGCGGGCGCCGACCCGCGTGCGGACGCCGAGGTCACCAACGCCGGTGACGGCGTGCTGGCCGCGCTGGCCGTGGCGGCGGCGGTCCGCGAGGCCGTGCGCGGCGGCGACGTGCACCGGGCGGTGGAGGCGGCCCTCGCCGAGCTGCCGCCCGACACCGCGATCGGCGCGGCGGCCAGGCTCGCGCTGGAGGCGGCCGGACGGGCGGAGGACGCCTTCGCGGCCGTACCCGCCCTGGACGCGGCGCTGGACGACCACGTCTACAGCTACGGCGTGGCCGCCGCGCAGACCGTGCCGGCCGCGCTCGCGCTGGCCGTCGCCGCACGCGGCGGATTCGCCTCCGCCGTGTCGGCCGCCGCCTGCCTGCCCGCGCTCGCCGACTCCGCGCCCGCCCTGACCGGCGCCCTGACCGGCGCGCTCAGCGGGTACGCGGCGCTGCCCGAGCGGTGGCGGGAGGCGGCGCGGACGCTGGCCGGATGCTGCCTGCCGGATCTCGCGGGGACGGATCTGGCGGCCGTGGCCGACGACCTGGCCGCTAGCACGACGAACGAGACGGAAGACGACGACGAAGGAGCAGGATGACACCGCTTGAGGACAAGTCCGCCGGCTGCCTGGCCGGCGCCGCGGTGGGGGACGCGCTCGGCGGTGCCACGGAGGGCTGGACCCCGGAGCAGATCGAGCAGCGGTACGGCGGGCGGGTCACCGGCATCGTGCCGCCGTTCCACCCCGACTGGCGCAACGCCCGCCCCATCGCGCCCTACCACAAGGGCGACGGCCACGTCACCGACGACACCCTCATGACGCACGCGCTGGTCCGCGTGTACGAGCGGGTGGGCGACCACCTGGACGCCTACGCGATCGCCGACCACCTGGTGCACGAGCTGATCGGCGAGAAACGCTGGATCCCCGAGCTGGAGGCCGAGGCGCTGCCGCTGCACCGGGTGTTCCTCGCCGAGAAGTGGCTGGTGCTGCGGCTGCACTACGGGCACGCCGACCCGCGTGAGGCCGGCGTCGGCAACATCGTCAACTGCGGGGCCGCCATGTACATGGCGCCGGTCGGCGTGGTCAACGCGGGCGACCCGGACGCCGCCTACGCCGAGGCGATCGACATCGCCGGAGCGCACCAGTCCAGCTACGGCCGGGAGGCCGCCGGGGTGATGGCCGCCGCGGTCGCCGAGGCGATGCGGCCGGGCGCCACCCCCGAATCGGTGGTGCAGACCGCGCTGCGGCTGGCGCACGACGGCACCCGCGCCGCCATCGAGGCCGTGTGCGAGCGGGCCCGCGACTACACG
It contains:
- a CDS encoding LacI family DNA-binding transcriptional regulator, which encodes MREGPTITTIAKRAGVSIASVSRVLNGLPTRQETVRKVMAAAEELGYVPNSVARSLKSARTNQVAFAMADIGNPVYLAMVREIQPVLKAAGYRLVLHSTGADVGEEIEVLRSLGERYVDGLILIPLRVTDELVEAIAAARAPVVVIGSVPDGLRVDNVRTDSRTGLRLALDHLYALGRRRIGFVNGPLDTVPGAARAGAYRDALAALGLPYDPDLVEIGDFNRAEGAAATSRLLARAPDVDALMCANDLIALGALHVLRRAGRRVPQHVAVAGMDDIDLAADAWPAVTSVSLGSAERGRAAAELLLDRLRDGDREPRIITVPPRLVVRASTVGEDAAPSGPADPAVPEQTRPGAPERTGTRFPRAVPERTAPGEDVVREGGG
- a CDS encoding ABC transporter substrate-binding protein, coding for MRVRTAFAAAAAALVAMTAAACGAESNDSADGGPVKLEFLSLAWQKESVEANKALVEEWNNANPDIQVEYVQGSWDNVNDQLVASFEGGDPPDVIHNDSPALAGFASRGYLLDLSDRLPAELKDDIPQTAWDTVTFDGGKGEQGVYGVPFLQESQVIIANKKLLEQAGVRIPTVDDPWTWDEFAQVARKLTKPGERYGVAWAMKSPVNKVLNLALNFNGTFFQTDADGKSTVRVDAGEREVLQRIHDQIHKDKSADPAALGMGTSDPLPGFFAGKYALLPAGVYLRQQVVEQAPEDFEWITLPPLRGDTSAQGAISQTLSVAADSEHPDEAVKFISFFLNGANQAKLAKGDWLLPTSRTAAKDPSITTEENGWDVATASAQHLVVAPYLKVNGFDEWKSKVATPVFQQYFAGEITLDQAADRLTKEGNEVLERYAR
- a CDS encoding carbohydrate ABC transporter permease — translated: MRRLGRAGQYLALVCYLIFLAFPLVWLVSTALKTPREMASLNPTWIPAEPTLENFAAAFSEQDLTGAALRSLIVAVATAVLTVLISLPAAYAMARYRSVVNRIAIGWVLVSQVFPFILIIIPLFMVLRALNLVSTLAGLVLVHVTFVLPFALWMLQGYVRAVPRELEEAAAVDGASRMRAIAAVVAPLLAPGVVATLLFAFISSWNEFLFALVVLKDPDVATLPLTLVRFTGPEGVVRLGPLAAASLLATLPSLVFFALIQRRLRSGLMAGAVKG
- a CDS encoding carbohydrate ABC transporter permease; amino-acid sequence: MTAIEVRSAPVARPPRQDGRRRREVLTLILPALLPVLVFSVGPLLYGIYLAFTDAEAGVNHETSFVGLANFADLLTDDDFWSSFRIGMIWAISVTVLQFVASLGLALLLNQNLRLRGLARVLAVVPWAMPPVIIGLMWRLVYHPDAGILNATLRDLGLIERNISWLNDFTLTLPAIIVVGVWAGLPQTTVVLLAGLQNVPRELHEAAAVDGATVWRRFWSVTLPQLRPVITAITALDFVWNINQFGLVYVLTAGGPGGQTRLPMLFAYEEAFRYGFFGYAATLGVGFVIVVLAVLGLYLWRQMREASQ
- a CDS encoding ADP-ribosylglycohydrolase family protein, whose amino-acid sequence is MRDRIRGAFIGLAIGDAAGWPARRHRAALLAPWTRRLGRELDAFAEEHAVTTLPVPFALNQPVAPLAVGPSDDAEWLAWTARTLGRDRAEAFGELSGRPGVRARISVRTALDNLAAGVKPPASGHDNPHFFDDAAAVRAVAYGAAGADPRADAEVTNAGDGVLAALAVAAAVREAVRGGDVHRAVEAALAELPPDTAIGAAARLALEAAGRAEDAFAAVPALDAALDDHVYSYGVAAAQTVPAALALAVAARGGFASAVSAAACLPALADSAPALTGALTGALSGYAALPERWREAARTLAGCCLPDLAGTDLAAVADDLAASTTNETEDDDEGAG
- a CDS encoding ADP-ribosylglycohydrolase family protein is translated as MTPLEDKSAGCLAGAAVGDALGGATEGWTPEQIEQRYGGRVTGIVPPFHPDWRNARPIAPYHKGDGHVTDDTLMTHALVRVYERVGDHLDAYAIADHLVHELIGEKRWIPELEAEALPLHRVFLAEKWLVLRLHYGHADPREAGVGNIVNCGAAMYMAPVGVVNAGDPDAAYAEAIDIAGAHQSSYGREAAGVMAAAVAEAMRPGATPESVVQTALRLAHDGTRAAIEAVCERARDYTHWEGSFAGLRAAMAPYDTVADTYRDQGLGARRPSRVHSIEELPLALAFLLIAKGDYRDTVLGGVNYGRDADSIASMGGALAGALGGLGAIPADWREDVAAASRLDLVAPGLTLAAVARRIREADARRRRAAEQAFEELLG
- a CDS encoding ADP-ribosylglycohydrolase family protein is translated as MSDVGDRARGCLLGLAAGDALGRPAENLEPAEIERRWGRLTEIEPGGGGTDDTEYSIFAAMLLCRHGSALTRHDVARAYREEVIPAITGPMRGAGFSELGTVLALRRGLQPPLTGRWHHHGWSDGLAMRAAPYGVFAAGDPAEAARLAAEDGVVSHSGEGVHGGRAVAAAVAAAMAGAEPGEVVEAGLGAIPEDSWTHRSVRAAVAVVRDGGAARELHDAVVVRHYPWTDLAPEAVALAFAAYLIGEGDVEESVVAAANLGRDADTNAAIAGALAGAGRGEGGVPARWAARIAPVRGACLPVVAGRHVLEVADELVAARAGGLPGAGGVGEGPGGGAHARRPADDFGEGG